In a genomic window of Amycolatopsis japonica:
- a CDS encoding 3-hydroxyacyl-CoA dehydrogenase NAD-binding domain-containing protein produces the protein MTFRTAAVIGAGTIGLSWTALFAAHDMEVQVSDPRPDLADAVADALETFAPHLGRTAAELTPRVHLAADVAEAVRNADVVQENGPENVEFKKDLFATLVREAPSHALLLSSSSAIPSTAFAAELDDASRVLIGHPFNPPHLIPLVEVVPGERTSAESVERAVEFYRSVGRTPVVERKEIPGFVGNRLQNALSREAIYLVEQGVVSPSELDTVMTNSLGIRWSTVGPFLGSHLGGGPGGYRHMAEHIGKSMKKMWAGLGQPSQDPEQQERLIEAVESAYGSSTYSELAETRDRKQLAVLSALDGAAREEN, from the coding sequence ATGACCTTTCGCACCGCCGCGGTGATCGGCGCCGGCACGATCGGCCTGTCGTGGACGGCGTTGTTCGCCGCGCACGACATGGAGGTCCAGGTCTCGGATCCGCGGCCGGATCTCGCCGACGCCGTCGCGGACGCGCTGGAGACGTTCGCCCCGCATCTCGGCCGGACCGCCGCGGAGCTCACCCCCCGCGTCCACCTCGCCGCCGACGTCGCGGAGGCCGTCCGGAACGCGGACGTCGTGCAGGAGAACGGACCCGAGAACGTCGAGTTCAAAAAGGACCTGTTCGCGACGCTGGTCCGCGAAGCACCGTCTCACGCGCTGTTGCTCAGCTCGTCGTCCGCGATCCCTTCGACGGCGTTCGCGGCGGAGCTGGACGACGCGTCGCGAGTCCTCATCGGACACCCGTTCAACCCGCCGCATCTGATCCCGCTGGTCGAGGTCGTACCCGGTGAGCGCACGAGTGCCGAGTCGGTCGAGCGGGCCGTGGAGTTCTACCGGTCCGTCGGCCGCACCCCGGTGGTGGAACGCAAGGAGATCCCCGGCTTCGTCGGCAACCGGCTGCAGAACGCGCTGAGCCGCGAGGCGATCTACCTGGTGGAACAGGGTGTCGTGTCACCGTCCGAACTGGACACGGTGATGACGAACTCGCTCGGTATCCGCTGGTCGACGGTCGGGCCGTTCCTCGGCTCGCATCTGGGCGGCGGCCCCGGCGGCTACCGGCACATGGCCGAGCACATCGGCAAGTCGATGAAGAAGATGTGGGCGGGCCTCGGGCAGCCCTCGCAAGACCCCGAACAACAGGAACGGCTCATCGAAGCCGTGGAATCCGCTTACGGCTCCTCCACGTACTCGGAACTCGCCGAGACGCGCGACCGCAAGCAGCTCGCCGTGCTGTCCGCTTTGGACGGTGCCGCCAGGGAGGAGAACTGA
- a CDS encoding acetoacetate decarboxylase — MKQQDVLRHVTTPLSNPAYAPVVPRFTNREYLNIVYRTDADALRAVVPEPLEIDEPLVRFEVMKMGDVSGYGPYTESGQAIPVSFEGERGEYLHAMYLDNFPATASGREISAYPKTIGSPRLFAENGALVGTLDYGSQRVATATMGYKHHRLDVAEAEAQITVPTFMLKTIPDYDGSPRVFELVRTEITDVVVKEAWTGPARLQLFQHVLAPLADLPVLEVVSASHILTDLTLAPVKPVFDYLKGARS; from the coding sequence ATGAAGCAGCAAGACGTTCTCCGGCATGTGACCACGCCGCTCAGCAACCCCGCGTACGCCCCGGTGGTGCCCCGGTTCACGAACCGCGAGTACCTGAACATCGTCTACCGCACCGACGCCGACGCCCTGCGCGCCGTCGTGCCGGAGCCGCTGGAGATCGACGAGCCGCTGGTGCGGTTCGAGGTGATGAAGATGGGCGACGTCAGCGGTTACGGGCCCTACACCGAGTCCGGCCAAGCGATCCCGGTGAGCTTCGAGGGCGAACGCGGCGAGTACCTGCACGCGATGTACCTCGACAACTTCCCGGCCACCGCGTCTGGCCGCGAGATCAGCGCGTACCCGAAGACCATCGGCTCGCCGAGGCTGTTCGCCGAGAACGGCGCGCTCGTCGGGACTCTGGACTACGGCAGCCAGCGCGTCGCCACCGCGACCATGGGCTACAAGCACCACCGGCTGGACGTGGCCGAGGCGGAAGCGCAGATCACCGTGCCGACGTTCATGCTGAAGACCATCCCGGACTACGACGGTTCGCCCCGGGTGTTCGAGCTGGTCCGCACCGAGATCACCGACGTGGTGGTCAAGGAGGCCTGGACCGGGCCGGCGCGGCTGCAGCTGTTCCAGCACGTCCTGGCCCCGCTCGCCGATCTCCCGGTGCTGGAGGTCGTCTCCGCGAGCCACATCCTCACCGACCTGACGCTCGCCCCGGTCAAGCCGGTCTTCGACTACTTGAAGGGAGCACGGTCATGA
- a CDS encoding sensor histidine kinase: MPIEVALPFPVPTRVADGVLAVCCALTTTPFAVSGLIYGYFRWQPPLWFWLPAAILVGGAAWFRRRHQWWFAVIALTGWVALSGIFAVVLAQYTVAERTRSWRLTAVGTFVTLVVVGVPIWRLGGFDASLPQCVAVCVAPALLGLYVGTRRELIAEMRERVEQAEQDRDLRVQQARSDERAQIARDMHDVVTHRVSLIVLHATALEATRGRDVTTVAARIGTIGRAALDELRSLVSVLRADSAVPLTPQPGLADLADLVDQTRALGVPVVLDVNSGVPAPALVQQAVYRVVQEALTNVRKYAGDAVTQVRVRRETDLIRLVVLNEAGTEIERQGGLPGGGHGLLGIAERIRLLGGELTAGPTAGGGFLVEAVVPVTGESER, from the coding sequence ATGCCCATCGAGGTCGCGCTTCCGTTCCCCGTGCCGACGCGGGTGGCCGACGGTGTGCTGGCGGTCTGCTGCGCGCTGACGACCACCCCGTTCGCGGTTTCGGGTCTCATCTACGGCTACTTCCGCTGGCAGCCTCCGCTGTGGTTCTGGCTCCCGGCCGCGATACTGGTGGGGGGCGCGGCCTGGTTCCGGCGGCGCCATCAGTGGTGGTTCGCGGTCATCGCGCTGACGGGCTGGGTGGCGCTGTCGGGGATCTTCGCGGTCGTGTTGGCGCAGTACACCGTGGCCGAACGCACCCGCTCGTGGCGGCTCACCGCCGTCGGCACGTTCGTCACGCTGGTCGTGGTCGGCGTACCGATCTGGCGGCTCGGCGGGTTCGACGCGAGTCTTCCGCAATGCGTCGCCGTCTGCGTGGCTCCCGCCCTGCTGGGCCTCTATGTCGGCACCCGGCGCGAGCTGATCGCCGAGATGCGTGAACGGGTCGAACAGGCCGAACAGGACCGGGACCTGAGGGTTCAGCAGGCACGCAGTGACGAACGTGCCCAGATCGCCCGCGACATGCACGACGTCGTCACCCACCGCGTTTCGCTCATAGTGCTGCACGCGACCGCGCTGGAAGCGACACGCGGCCGCGACGTCACCACGGTCGCCGCACGGATAGGGACGATCGGACGCGCGGCACTGGACGAACTGCGCTCCCTGGTGTCCGTCTTGCGAGCCGATAGTGCGGTTCCGCTTACGCCGCAACCAGGTTTGGCGGATCTCGCCGATCTGGTGGACCAGACCCGGGCGCTAGGTGTTCCTGTCGTCCTTGACGTGAACTCCGGCGTGCCCGCACCCGCGCTGGTCCAACAGGCGGTGTACCGGGTGGTCCAAGAAGCGCTCACCAACGTCCGGAAGTACGCCGGCGATGCCGTAACCCAAGTCCGCGTACGTCGTGAAACCGACCTGATTCGGCTCGTCGTGCTCAATGAGGCCGGCACCGAGATCGAACGACAGGGTGGTTTGCCCGGCGGCGGACACGGTTTGCTCGGTATCGCCGAGCGAATCCGGCTCCTCGGGGGCGAACTGACCGCGGGGCCCACCGCGGGCGGGGGTTTTCTCGTCGAAGCCGTGGTCCCCGTCACCGGGGAGTCCGAACGGTGA
- a CDS encoding response regulator, whose protein sequence is MIRVLIVDDEWMVRSMLRTIMESADDVIVAGEAADGAEATSLARSTRPDVVLLDIRMPRVDGLDAARRLQGLTDPPKVVVLTTFDLDEYVDTALHAGAVGFLLKDATANDMLAAVRSAARGDAMLSPKVTRRLLTRFTAGDPVTGPRADAERRLEVLTAKEREVLVAVARGLSNTGIAAELYLSEATVKTHVSRILAKLGCVNRVQAALLAHRAALLD, encoded by the coding sequence GTGATCCGTGTTCTCATCGTCGACGACGAGTGGATGGTGCGTTCGATGCTGCGCACGATCATGGAGTCCGCCGACGACGTCATCGTCGCAGGTGAGGCCGCTGACGGTGCAGAGGCGACGAGTCTGGCCAGGTCCACCCGGCCCGATGTGGTCCTGCTGGACATCCGGATGCCCCGTGTCGACGGTCTCGACGCCGCTCGCCGGCTACAGGGGTTGACGGACCCGCCGAAAGTCGTGGTCTTGACGACCTTCGATCTCGACGAATACGTCGACACCGCGCTGCATGCCGGAGCGGTCGGTTTCCTGCTCAAGGACGCCACGGCGAACGACATGCTCGCCGCGGTACGGTCCGCCGCCCGTGGAGACGCGATGCTCTCTCCCAAGGTCACCCGCCGTCTCCTTACCCGGTTCACCGCGGGCGATCCGGTCACCGGGCCGCGAGCCGACGCCGAACGGCGGCTCGAGGTATTGACCGCCAAAGAACGTGAAGTGCTCGTCGCGGTCGCTCGCGGTCTGTCCAACACCGGTATCGCCGCCGAGCTCTATCTCAGCGAAGCCACGGTGAAAACCCACGTCAGTCGTATCCTCGCCAAACTCGGGTGCGTCAATCGTGTGCAGGCCGCCCTGCTCGCCCATCGCGCTGCTCTGCTTGATTGA
- a CDS encoding neutral zinc metallopeptidase, which yields MKRWTVLLSLSLCLTGCAATVGGAAQPVDPTRVAGLEITDGPSGFKPGVLDAGLPVVGGDGGEIDRLAANAVADVQRYWREHLPATFRREFRPLTTLVSYDSGGRGREVCGASTAGLVNAFYCAGEDVVAWDRGELLPMLNDSLGPAAVMTVLAHEIGHAVQFRLGLPGAAPSIVKEQQADCYTGAYLRWVAEGRSPMFQVSTGRGLNEVLTALFQIRDSAGVAFDDDGAHGNAFDRVSAFQFGFTDGPARCAKIDVREIEGRSTQGGFGSAAANVRLDDRQALADLTTSLRQAFRLAATPPTLTTGAACGVTAEDALASYCSESNQINLDLDGLVRIGTPPRRGRQGGIGDFAAFAEVASRYTLAVQQEGGFRLDGPVAAQRTACLTGFWASTLTDGGALTLSPGDLDEAIAEMLTRNSLIAADVRGRTLPAGFARVAAFRDGFSSGTQDTCGTKYR from the coding sequence ATGAAGCGCTGGACGGTTCTGCTGAGTCTTTCCCTCTGCCTCACCGGTTGTGCCGCGACGGTAGGGGGAGCGGCACAACCGGTGGACCCCACCCGCGTCGCGGGGCTCGAGATCACCGACGGCCCCAGCGGGTTCAAACCCGGCGTGCTCGACGCCGGTCTCCCGGTCGTCGGGGGTGACGGCGGCGAGATCGACCGGCTCGCGGCCAACGCCGTCGCCGATGTCCAGCGGTATTGGCGTGAGCATCTGCCCGCGACCTTCCGGCGCGAGTTCCGGCCGCTGACCACGCTCGTCTCCTACGACTCGGGTGGCCGCGGCCGCGAGGTCTGTGGCGCCTCGACCGCCGGGCTGGTGAACGCCTTCTATTGCGCGGGGGAAGACGTCGTCGCTTGGGATCGCGGGGAGTTGTTGCCGATGCTCAACGATTCCCTCGGCCCGGCGGCGGTGATGACCGTGCTCGCCCACGAGATCGGCCACGCCGTCCAGTTCCGGCTCGGTCTGCCGGGCGCGGCGCCGTCGATCGTCAAGGAACAGCAGGCCGATTGCTACACCGGTGCCTATCTCCGCTGGGTCGCCGAGGGCAGGTCGCCCATGTTCCAGGTCTCCACCGGCCGCGGGCTCAACGAGGTGCTCACCGCCCTGTTCCAGATCCGGGACTCCGCGGGTGTCGCCTTCGACGACGATGGCGCGCACGGCAACGCGTTCGACCGGGTTTCCGCGTTCCAGTTCGGGTTCACCGACGGGCCCGCGCGGTGCGCGAAGATCGACGTGCGGGAAATCGAAGGCCGGAGCACACAAGGCGGATTCGGTTCGGCCGCGGCGAACGTCCGCCTCGACGACCGGCAGGCACTGGCCGATCTCACCACCAGTCTGCGGCAGGCCTTCCGGCTCGCGGCCACCCCGCCGACGCTCACCACCGGAGCGGCCTGCGGCGTGACGGCGGAGGACGCGCTCGCGTCGTACTGCTCGGAGTCCAACCAGATCAACCTCGACCTCGACGGCCTCGTCCGCATCGGGACTCCGCCGCGCAGGGGGCGGCAGGGCGGAATCGGTGACTTCGCCGCGTTCGCCGAGGTCGCGTCGCGCTACACGCTCGCTGTCCAGCAGGAAGGCGGGTTCCGGCTCGACGGCCCGGTGGCCGCGCAGCGCACCGCGTGTCTCACCGGCTTCTGGGCTTCGACCCTCACGGACGGCGGCGCGCTCACGTTGTCGCCGGGTGACCTCGATGAGGCGATCGCCGAGATGCTGACGCGGAACAGCCTGATCGCGGCAGACGTCCGGGGCCGGACGCTTCCGGCGGGTTTCGCGAGAGTCGCCGCCTTCCGCGACGGTTTCTCGTCCGGCACCCAGGACACCTGCGGCACGAAGTACCGCTAG
- a CDS encoding LysR family transcriptional regulator codes for MEMLHLRYFVAVAEELNFSQAARKLHMAASPLSQRIKDLEHELGHRLFDRSTHHVTLTAAGSALLPIARDVLEQVNAIPWRLREAVKPRRSTVFVGIPAGVHPALRERVKRLEERCHDRFELKRWPGTTPDLVAAVHEGKLALSLVRMPVTDPALEIVPVQVERLGAVVPAARFAGRETVDLAELRDLSYIPSASESIPAYSDDMDHTLSKAGIKKRLKVGGTEYSGISELVANGSSFSITMLDPASPMHLFLVDGATILPFADFRPQLETALVWRRDRGEEGDLAELVSGVREIFAEPLST; via the coding sequence GTGGAGATGTTGCACCTGCGGTATTTCGTGGCCGTCGCCGAAGAACTGAACTTCTCCCAGGCGGCCCGCAAACTGCATATGGCCGCCTCCCCGCTGAGCCAGCGCATCAAGGATCTCGAACACGAACTGGGCCACCGGCTGTTCGACCGCAGCACGCACCACGTCACGCTCACCGCGGCGGGTTCCGCGCTGCTGCCCATCGCGCGGGACGTCCTCGAACAGGTCAACGCGATCCCCTGGCGGCTGCGGGAAGCGGTGAAGCCCCGGCGGAGCACCGTGTTCGTCGGCATCCCCGCCGGTGTGCACCCGGCTTTGCGCGAGCGGGTCAAACGCCTCGAAGAACGCTGTCACGACCGCTTCGAGCTCAAGCGCTGGCCGGGCACGACGCCCGATCTGGTCGCCGCGGTGCACGAGGGCAAGCTGGCGTTGTCGCTGGTCCGGATGCCGGTGACCGATCCCGCGCTGGAGATCGTCCCGGTTCAGGTGGAGCGGCTCGGCGCGGTCGTCCCGGCCGCCCGGTTCGCCGGACGGGAAACGGTGGACCTCGCCGAACTGCGTGATCTGTCCTACATCCCGTCGGCGTCGGAGAGCATTCCGGCCTATTCGGACGATATGGACCACACCCTGTCGAAAGCGGGTATCAAGAAACGGCTCAAGGTCGGCGGAACCGAATATTCGGGCATTTCCGAATTAGTGGCGAACGGTTCGTCGTTCTCGATCACGATGCTCGATCCGGCCAGCCCGATGCATCTGTTCCTGGTCGACGGCGCGACCATCCTGCCGTTCGCCGATTTCCGCCCCCAGCTGGAGACCGCCCTGGTCTGGCGCCGCGACCGCGGCGAGGAGGGCGACCTCGCCGAACTCGTGTCCGGAGTCCGCGAGATCTTCGCCGAACCGCTTTCGACCTGA
- a CDS encoding HNH endonuclease signature motif containing protein: MSETFLPELPQELWRAGKLELAHGVQQSLQLIRIATACLGRFLAEIESRGAKDLYGHGSTASWLAEIAGLSRGEASAIVKRAIALNPTRALDGTEVPPVAPATAAVAAQGLVGDERIDQILEILKNLPTEISAEDRAGAEQILANLAPSAGPRQLAKAEANLQDLLNPDGNEPKDPEPKEPRREITLERRKDGFWKLTGLLDDETGARTAAALEAHAQPRPVDEFGQADLRMKCERMGDAWAELLDLAIACPDQPGTSGYRTLVHVTIGLDELKSGLGTACLDFVGTMTAREARLAACDCLMVPVVMGASGEPLDMGRLRRFVTPGQRRALNIRDGGCAFPGCHRKPKNCHAHHIEHWADGGPTDLRNLVLLCGFHHRLIHHGDWEVRMAADGLPEFIPPQYRDPLRKPRRNTLHHV, translated from the coding sequence GTGTCCGAGACCTTCCTCCCCGAGTTGCCGCAAGAGCTGTGGCGCGCCGGCAAGCTGGAGCTTGCCCATGGCGTGCAGCAGTCTTTGCAGCTGATTCGGATCGCGACCGCCTGTCTAGGCCGGTTCCTGGCGGAGATCGAGTCTCGGGGCGCCAAAGACTTGTACGGGCATGGCAGTACGGCGAGCTGGCTCGCCGAGATCGCCGGGTTGTCACGCGGTGAGGCCAGCGCGATCGTGAAGCGCGCCATCGCGCTGAACCCCACCCGAGCCTTGGATGGCACGGAGGTTCCGCCGGTCGCGCCCGCTACCGCTGCGGTCGCCGCTCAGGGATTGGTCGGGGATGAGCGGATCGATCAGATCCTGGAGATCCTGAAAAACCTCCCGACCGAGATTTCGGCCGAGGATCGGGCCGGTGCGGAGCAGATCCTCGCCAACCTCGCCCCGAGTGCCGGTCCGCGGCAGCTCGCCAAGGCCGAGGCGAACCTGCAAGACTTACTGAATCCGGACGGCAACGAACCCAAAGACCCCGAACCCAAAGAACCACGCCGCGAGATCACCCTGGAACGCCGCAAAGACGGCTTCTGGAAACTCACCGGCCTCCTCGATGACGAGACCGGGGCTCGCACGGCGGCCGCACTGGAAGCACACGCCCAGCCACGACCGGTCGACGAGTTCGGCCAGGCGGATCTGCGGATGAAGTGCGAACGCATGGGAGACGCTTGGGCCGAGCTGCTCGATCTGGCCATCGCCTGCCCGGACCAACCGGGCACCAGCGGCTACCGCACGCTCGTCCATGTCACCATCGGACTCGACGAACTGAAATCCGGCCTCGGGACCGCGTGTCTCGACTTCGTGGGGACGATGACGGCACGGGAAGCCCGGCTCGCGGCCTGCGATTGCCTGATGGTGCCGGTCGTGATGGGTGCCTCGGGCGAGCCGCTGGACATGGGGCGGCTGAGACGGTTCGTCACCCCCGGCCAAAGACGCGCCCTGAACATCCGCGACGGGGGCTGTGCGTTCCCCGGCTGTCATCGGAAACCCAAGAATTGCCACGCTCATCATATTGAGCACTGGGCAGACGGCGGACCCACCGACCTCCGGAACCTCGTATTGCTCTGCGGCTTCCATCATCGGCTGATCCACCACGGCGACTGGGAAGTCCGCATGGCGGCCGACGGGTTACCGGAGTTCATCCCACCCCAATACCGGGACCCACTCCGAAAACCCCGACGCAACACGCTGCACCACGTCTGA
- a CDS encoding acyl-CoA dehydrogenase family protein produces the protein MTADFYAYEDLLPEEERKLLLKTRDFMRTEVKPLVNEYWAKGEFPHELVGKFRELGLAGLPYEGYGEHLPATSHLLSGMMAMEMTRTDPSVATFFGVHNGLAMYSIYSGGDQEQRDRWLPSMAAMDKIGAFAMTEPLGGSDVAGGMRTTARREGDAWILNGAKKWIGNATFADLVIVWARDEEDNNVKGFVVEKDSPGFVPVKIENKFAFRIVENAEITLTDVRVPEANRLQGIDSFRDVAEILRATRGGVAWQALGVMIGAYELALDYAKERKQFGRPIARFQLVQDLLVKSLGNITASWGMLVQLARLQDAGIFKDEHSSLAKAFVTSRMREVVAWGREIFGGNGIVLDNDIMRFFTDAEAIYSFEGTREMNTLIVGKAITGQSAFV, from the coding sequence ATGACCGCCGACTTCTACGCCTACGAGGACCTGCTGCCCGAGGAGGAGCGCAAGCTGCTGCTCAAGACGCGCGACTTCATGCGCACCGAGGTCAAGCCGCTGGTGAACGAGTACTGGGCCAAGGGCGAGTTCCCGCACGAACTCGTCGGCAAGTTCCGCGAACTCGGCCTCGCCGGGCTGCCCTACGAGGGCTACGGCGAACACCTCCCGGCCACCAGCCACCTGCTCAGCGGCATGATGGCGATGGAGATGACCCGCACGGACCCGTCCGTGGCAACGTTCTTCGGTGTCCACAACGGACTCGCGATGTACAGCATCTACTCGGGCGGCGACCAGGAACAGCGTGATCGCTGGCTCCCGTCGATGGCGGCGATGGACAAGATCGGCGCCTTCGCGATGACCGAACCGCTCGGCGGTTCCGACGTCGCGGGCGGCATGCGCACCACGGCAAGGCGTGAGGGCGACGCCTGGATCCTCAACGGCGCCAAGAAATGGATCGGCAACGCGACCTTCGCCGACCTGGTCATCGTGTGGGCCCGCGACGAGGAGGACAACAACGTCAAGGGTTTCGTGGTCGAGAAGGACTCACCCGGATTCGTACCGGTCAAGATCGAGAACAAATTCGCCTTCCGGATCGTGGAGAACGCGGAGATCACGCTGACCGACGTCCGGGTGCCGGAGGCGAACCGGCTGCAGGGCATCGACTCCTTCCGCGACGTCGCCGAAATCCTGCGCGCGACGCGGGGCGGCGTGGCCTGGCAGGCGCTCGGCGTGATGATCGGCGCCTACGAACTCGCGCTGGACTACGCCAAGGAGCGCAAGCAGTTCGGCCGTCCGATCGCGCGGTTCCAGCTGGTGCAGGACCTGTTGGTGAAGAGCCTCGGCAACATCACCGCGTCGTGGGGCATGCTGGTGCAATTGGCAAGGTTGCAGGACGCCGGGATCTTCAAGGACGAGCACTCGTCGCTGGCGAAGGCGTTCGTGACCTCGCGGATGCGGGAGGTCGTCGCCTGGGGCCGTGAGATCTTCGGCGGCAACGGGATCGTGCTGGACAACGACATCATGCGGTTCTTCACCGACGCCGAGGCGATCTACTCGTTCGAAGGCACGCGGGAGATGAACACGCTGATCGTCGGGAAGGCGATCACCGGCCAGAGCGCCTTCGTCTGA
- a CDS encoding CaiB/BaiF CoA transferase family protein — protein MTHTATGPLDGVRVIDLSTVVMGPYAAQILGDLGADVIKIESPADTVRVGRFRTTPGMTALNLNVNRNKRSVALNLKDEEEREQALKLIDTADVLITNMRPGALSRLGMNYADLAARNPGLVYAHAQGFRGDSDRAGHAAYDETVQASSGLVDVANRALGKPVYLPTIIGDKVSSLTIAYTVLAALVHRDRTGEGQRVEIPMTDTLIAFNLVEHLAGHVFEPAEGPTGFGPSMNPGHQAVHTKDGMACVIPYNPQNFRDFFHAAGRPELAEDPRVNGDTIDGADHEALAAMIAECAPALTTAEWTEVCAKHSIPMAPVLELDHAQDDEYVRDGHLLDVVEHPSEGSIRTIGIPVKFSATPGSVRRLAPLPGQDTEDVLRELTTTR, from the coding sequence ATGACTCACACCGCCACCGGACCACTGGACGGCGTTCGCGTGATCGACCTCTCGACGGTCGTCATGGGCCCGTACGCCGCGCAGATCCTCGGCGACCTGGGCGCCGACGTGATCAAGATCGAGTCCCCCGCCGACACCGTGCGGGTGGGCAGGTTCCGGACGACGCCGGGGATGACCGCGCTCAACCTGAACGTGAACCGCAACAAGCGCAGCGTCGCCCTCAACCTCAAGGACGAGGAGGAACGCGAGCAGGCGCTCAAGCTGATCGACACCGCCGACGTGCTGATCACCAACATGCGCCCCGGCGCGCTGAGCAGGCTCGGCATGAACTACGCCGACCTCGCCGCGCGTAACCCCGGCCTGGTCTACGCCCACGCGCAGGGCTTCCGCGGCGACTCCGACCGCGCGGGTCACGCCGCCTACGACGAGACGGTGCAGGCGTCGTCCGGGCTGGTCGACGTCGCGAACCGCGCCCTGGGCAAGCCGGTCTACCTGCCGACGATCATCGGCGACAAGGTCTCCTCCCTGACCATCGCCTACACCGTGCTCGCCGCGCTGGTGCACCGCGACCGGACGGGCGAGGGCCAGCGGGTCGAGATCCCGATGACCGACACGCTGATCGCGTTCAACCTCGTCGAGCATCTCGCCGGGCACGTCTTCGAGCCCGCGGAGGGCCCGACCGGCTTCGGCCCGTCGATGAACCCCGGCCACCAGGCGGTGCACACCAAGGACGGCATGGCCTGCGTGATCCCGTACAACCCGCAGAACTTCCGCGACTTCTTCCACGCCGCCGGGCGGCCGGAACTGGCCGAGGACCCGCGGGTCAACGGCGACACGATCGACGGCGCCGACCACGAGGCGCTGGCCGCGATGATCGCCGAATGCGCCCCGGCGCTGACCACCGCGGAATGGACCGAGGTCTGCGCGAAGCACAGCATCCCGATGGCGCCCGTCCTCGAACTCGACCACGCGCAGGACGACGAGTACGTCCGCGACGGCCACCTGCTCGACGTCGTCGAGCACCCGAGCGAGGGCTCGATCCGCACCATCGGCATCCCGGTGAAGTTCTCCGCGACCCCCGGTTCCGTCCGGCGTCTGGCTCCCCTGCCGGGTCAGGACACCGAAGACGTCCTGCGTGAACTCACCACCACTCGCTGA
- a CDS encoding crotonase/enoyl-CoA hydratase family protein encodes MSTNEVRTERVGGTLLITIDRPQARNAVNAAVAAGLAEALDLLESDPTLRAGVLTGADGSFSAGMDLKAALKGESPEIPGRGFGGLTEAELSKPLIAAVEGWAMGGGFELALGCDLIVAAEDAKFGLPEVKRGLIAAGGGVIRLPKRIPHHLAMEFLLTGEPIGAERAGSLGLVNRVVPNGEAAAVALQLAERIAANAPLALALVKKIVRAADGVPDAQAFASQRSELPALMRSADVREGMQAFAERRAPQWTGE; translated from the coding sequence ATGAGCACCAACGAAGTACGCACGGAACGGGTCGGCGGCACACTGCTGATCACGATCGACCGGCCCCAGGCGCGCAACGCGGTGAACGCCGCCGTCGCGGCAGGCCTTGCCGAAGCACTGGACCTGCTGGAATCCGATCCCACGTTGCGGGCCGGGGTCCTCACCGGCGCGGACGGCTCGTTCAGCGCCGGCATGGACCTCAAGGCTGCGCTGAAGGGCGAATCGCCCGAGATCCCCGGCCGCGGGTTCGGCGGGCTGACCGAGGCCGAACTCTCGAAGCCCCTGATCGCGGCCGTCGAAGGCTGGGCGATGGGCGGCGGGTTCGAACTGGCGCTGGGCTGCGACCTGATCGTCGCCGCCGAGGACGCGAAGTTCGGGCTCCCCGAGGTGAAACGCGGGTTGATCGCCGCCGGCGGCGGGGTGATCCGGCTGCCGAAGCGGATTCCGCATCACCTGGCGATGGAGTTCCTGCTCACCGGCGAGCCGATCGGCGCCGAACGCGCCGGAAGCCTGGGCTTGGTGAACCGGGTCGTCCCGAACGGCGAGGCCGCCGCGGTCGCCCTGCAACTGGCCGAGCGGATCGCCGCCAACGCTCCCCTGGCGCTGGCACTGGTCAAGAAGATCGTCCGCGCGGCGGACGGCGTCCCCGACGCGCAAGCGTTTGCCTCCCAGCGTTCGGAGCTTCCGGCGCTGATGAGGTCAGCCGACGTCCGCGAAGGCATGCAGGCCTTCGCCGAGCGCCGCGCTCCACAGTGGACTGGAGAGTGA